Sequence from the Phragmites australis chromosome 6, lpPhrAust1.1, whole genome shotgun sequence genome:
AGCTATATGCAGTTTAAGTTACTTGCATGTTTCAATGACTATTTGGCACAGTTAGCCTTTTTAGAATTGTCTTCCTTCGTGTAATTGTAGTAATAGCTGATAACTtatcgtttttctttttgctaagGTACTTTGTTATTAAAGTCTGTAAAATGTAATTCCAAGGAATTCTAGAATTAGTTAATTGATGATGGATTGATGGCATTATCTTGATTTGAGTATGATGTTTTGACAGACGGGAAAACTTTTAGATTTTCTTGCCAAAAGCTTGTGTCTATTAATTCAAAATTTTACATTCATATACTTTTGAATGATACATTTTCTGCTACTATGtgtttctataatttttaccaTTAATTAACTTTTTGAGAAAAATGTTCAGTTACactaatatttatatttgtcATGTATAATTGTGTTTATATTTGCTTCTATTTTTAGTTGCTACCttctttttatatttcaaattaaattaatattttatgcaATTACTATGATTGCTGTATTTTACTTCATGTTTTTACTGGCAGCATATATTTAGCCAGTAGCACAAATATGTACACTCTGCATTTTGCCCTATTGCCATGTGTTTGGTATATAGATATTCTTCCACTAATTCAAGATCATTTTCTGTGTATGGTCTGTTGTTATTTTACTAGCATCTTTTGTAATCAGGAACCGAAGATCAACACATATGTGAATTTTAGGGATGAGGTGCTTCCAAGAATCAAAAGACTTGGATACAATGCAGTGCAAATAATGGCAATCCAAGAGCACTCGTATTATGGAAGCTTTGGGTAATCTTAGGATTAATTTCTGTATATCTTTCTTGACTCTATAGTTTATACCTTTCAGCTTTAGCAACTGTTGTATGCCTGGAAACCTCATCTTCCATCTTCCTTCCTTActttctttcctcttttttaTGTGAGAAACTGCTGCTTCTTTCTGGCCTTCAACTATTTATTCCTGTGATCTCattcaaattagtatgttatcACTAGCCAAATCAATTTTGATATTATGGAAATGTAAATATTTGGTTTGGTCTTCAATAATCAAATGTATTTGAATGCACATGTAGCGACCAGGTTACATTCATTTTTCAGCTAACTTTATTGACTAGTGATGTGTAGAGGGATAGTAGTCAGCCATATGATACTAGTAATGTGGCAACTCAAATGTATCAGTATCATTACTTATATTGGCTACCTTTCCAAGTATCCAGTTGCATGAATATTGAGATAATATTCATCTCAAATGCTTAATTGTAAATTATGCTTTTTCGTTTTTCACAAATAACAAGAATGCATTGATGAGAATTTTGTTACTTTTATTGCAGGTACCATGTTACTAATTTTTTTGCACCAAGTAGTCGTTTTGGGACCCCAGAAGATTTAAAGTCCTTGATTGATAGAGCTCATGAGCTTGGCTTGCTTGTGCTCATGGATGTGGTTCACAGGTAATTGATAATTCTTAATTGTTATTCATCCACCATATgtattaattacataattaagtctTGTTGATTGAATAAAACATCATTTAGTTCCTCCAAACAGttgtaaatatatttttcatgtcAGATATTGTCAgtcattaaaaaatatagaaatatgtGAAGTTATTTgtggacagaagcagtgatgtTTGATGAAGAATAACTAGCTGATGACataattagaaaaatattttgtcaaTCATTAAGAAATATAGAAACATAGAAAGTTATGTCATCATGTCCGACAAACCAAAGGAAGAACAGAGAAATTTTCAATATTGAAACTTGTTGGTCTTGGTGCAAATCTCTTTGGATTTTGGAATGAGATTGATTCCAATCTATTAGATACCCTTGTTGATTTACTGAAGCCTTTGGTTTCATGGCTTTATCTTTGATTTTCTGTAACGTGCAGTCATGCATCAAGTAATACTCTCGATGGATTGAATGGTTTTGACGGTACGGATACACATTACTTTCATAGTGGTACACGAGGCTATCATTGGATGTGGGATTCTCGCCTGTTCAACTACGGGAACTGGGAAGTACGGAACAAGAATACGCCATTACCATTTATTACGTGTTGGCTCCTAGTCATCTGCCTGCATGTCTGCTAACATTTTATCCCTACGCAGGTTTTAAGATTTCTTCTCTCCAATGCTAGATGGTGGCTTGAGGAATATAAGTTTGACGGTTTCCGGTTTGATGGTGTGACCTCCATGATGTACACTCACCATGGATTACAAGTAATTTGTTGCTTGATATCTGTTTGTTTATTCTAACTACCTTGCTAACTCTGACAGGATTACACCTAAGAAGTAGCTACTTATGATAGAATCATATTTATTGCAACCCAATTATTCCTTTCCCTAAAATACTGCAGTTTATTTAGGTAGCATTTACGGGGAACTACAACGAGTATTTTGGATTTGCCACTGATGTTGATGCAGTGGTTTACTTGATGCTGGTAAATGATCTAATTCATGGACTTTATCCTGAGGCTGTAACCATTGGTGAAGATGTAAGTGCTGACTTCATCTGTCATTCAGTAGTAATTTCTCACACACATATTTATAGCAATGTTTTTGATAGTCTAAGTTTTCTGTTTATTTTGACAAGATGATCCAATTAGTGATGAAAATTTTGCCTTGGATTTTGAGATGAAGTCGCTGCGTAGCATTATTCTTCATTTCTTCAAAGTTTCAGATGCTAGTTTAATGATTTATTGAGGTGTGCTTATTAGTTCCTGTTTTTACATAAATAATAGAACAAAGCCATGCTTTGCAACAGGTCTGTAATATAGAAATAGTTGATACATATAGAATTATGTTTTGAAATATATGGAGAAAGTTAATGGCTGAGGCTACACTAAAAAGGAGAGAAATCTAGAAATTTTGGATTTATGCTGGAGAATTCTCAAGGAGTGAGGTTTATACTCTAGATTACGAAATATTTGGTATGGTATGGtgttatcttgttcttgtttttGCACCAAGCTTTAATATAGATATGTGAGATCATTTAAGCATTGCCTACTGTGGAATTAGCATGTAGCAAGTTAATAATAGCTCTTGAAAAGTTGAGACTAACCATACGCAAACTGCCTATTTTTGAAAGATGTCTTGAGTTCTTAATCCCTTTCAAATAGACGCATGTTTCATATTGATAACCTTTTCTTTTCCGGGAAGCTCCCAATTTACTGAATGCCTGACTAAGTACATATACCAGGTTGTGGGTGCTAGAATTCAAAAACAGTAGGTCAAGAGATCCAAATCAATAGCTTCCAAACATAAAGAGGGAACTTAAATTTATCTAACTTAATTGCCAACTTTTCTGTTGGTTATTCATATAACTTCTTCAGGTTAGTGGAATGCCTACATTTGCCCTTCCTCTTCAAGATGGTGGGGTAGGTTTTGACTATCGGATGCATATGGCTGTGGCTGACAAATGGATTGAACTTCTCAAGTAAGTATTGCATATGGCCGTGTTTGATTATTACTTTTTTGACAGTTTGACATATATTTATCTGCTGAATATAAACTATTTTCTTGTATTGGACCGCATGTTCAAATAATCCTTTTTTTTCATCGCTACAAGTACATATATGAATATCTACATGCATGTGCATAGGAATTTATTCTTGTCAGTTTATTGGATTTGAGCATAATAGGCTCATGGTCTTCACATTTGTGGTTTATTCTACATAATTAGAAAAACAATATGCAGTTACCAACTTCTAGGTTTTCGCACATGTACATGTGGGTACACGCACTATCACCAGCACCAAATGTGCCTGGAGATTGATGCAaactttcaaaattcaaacttcTATTCATTGTAATCTTGTTGCACAAATCTCGAAGTTTTTGATGGGTAGGATAGTACACATACctgcatatatatattttgaggATATGCATTTCTATCTCTCATAATTAACATTACATTGTTAACAGTGTTCCATTATTACGTGTCTATAAAAAAAAGCTTCTGCACTTTGAATCTCACATTCGTGTAATATGTTAAACTTTTGTTTTGAAACtggaaagcttgatcttgaatgCTCCTTCTGGGATTTTTGTTTTGCGATATATGGTGTCTGAATCTCAACTCTTTTTCCCCCGCAGAGAGAGTGACCAGGCTTGGAAGATGAGTGATATTGTACACTCGCTAACAAATAGAAGGTGGTTAGAGAAGTGTGTTACTTATGCTGAAAGTCATGACCAAGCACTAGTCGGTGACAAGACTATTGCATTCTGGTTGATGGACAAGGTAAGCACTCACCAATTTTCTAGGCTTATCAATTGGGACATGGCTAATAGCATAACTTATGTTGTTTCATATATTTGTTTGTTGCTATGATATttatttctctttattttcctcAAGTTTTAAATGCATTTATTGTTCCcaccaaaaaaaatattttgaaaaaccaCCAAGTTAGAATATTTCGGTTTCTTTTCACCCGCTTTTTTCTTGTAGTTGCATTTATCTATGAAATCTCATGCATGATAGCTTGTAAGACTTCTGTTTCAGTGAATTTCTATTCTTGGCTAGCCCTGCGAAAACTGTGGTTTTgtctttttaaaaattttattttagttgGTTTTTCCCTTCCACTGTTCTCTGAAAAATACATGCTGAAACATAATATTACAGAATTTTAATAAGGAATGACACGAGAACCTCATCTGTTCTACTTGTGCAGGATATGTATGATTTCATGGCTCTGGACAGACCTTCAACACCTACCATTGATCGTGGGATAGCATTGCATAAGATGATTAGACTTATCACAATGGGTTTAGGAGGAGAGGCGTATCTTAATTTTATGGGAAATGAGTTTGGACATCCTGGTGAGATCTTGACTACTTTGTTGCATTTCACCTTCTTTCAATTTTTTATAACAACACTTCATTTGACAATTATCTTGCCATGTATAGTTTTGTTATGTCTCAGGAAGCAGTTGGTTTTTAGGTCATTGATCTACTTTTTATTTTGCAGAATGGATAGATTTTCCAAGAAGTCCACAAAGACTTCCAAGCGGTAAGTTCATTCTGGGGAATAACAATAGTTATGACAAATGCCGTCGACGATTTGACCTGGTAAACCTTCTTTGTGCTATTAGCTTATTGTTGATTACTGCAGTAACCTGTACCTCTGTAAAATCCAATTCTGATTTTCTTCTACCACTTATTATAATTCATCTTGGTCATCAACTTGTTTTTATTCACATTACCTTTTTCAGGACTAGAAATATTAgactgtttttcttttttttttctacccTTAATCTATAATTGATCATTACGAAATTCTGTGTTATTTTACATTGTCAGGGCGATGCGGAGTATCTTAGGTATCGCGGTATGCAAGAGTTTGATCAGGCAATGCAGCATCTTGAGGAAAAATATGGAGTATGTACTGTTTAGTTTTTTTTGGTTCTGCAGATTTCAGTCTATGTGTATGCTTATACTAACGGTGTTATACTAGGTATACATTTTTTCTATAATGCCATTTTGTTCAAAATCATTTTACTATTTCACTTGGCTAGTCAGCTATAGGTTTGGCATGATGGTGCAAGGACCCCTCCTCTAAATCTGATGTTTACTGCACAGCAACAAGCCAGATGCTCCTTTTACATGCTCTTTCTCATTTGGCGCCTATTTATGTCTTCATCCTCTTGACATGTTTTCTTTTTATAGTAAgcttaaaaaataacaaaaccaCTTGCCTGAAATATAATGTGAGTAGAACAATTACGCTTGTGCAGCATGACAAAGGGTATATCATAGTCTTCCAAgtttctttcctctttttttaattttttgagggGAGCAGTATTCCATGTTCCTAATTAATAACAatgttttgtttggtttttctTTTGTACGGTTCACTCTTTATtctttcttaatataatgatggGCATCTCTCCTGCcggttcgagaaaaaaaattaatatcgaTCTCCAGCGAagttaaatttaaaattctactggtgaaaaaatattagtgaatatGTTGTATGTACTGCATTTCTTCTCCGTACTGGGTCTTTCCGAGTCTTACCTTCTCTATAGTAAAGCTTAGTGCAAAGAAGACAGTAGGGTGCCACAACACTCCCATTTTATCACTGCATTGTTATTCAGTTCCAATAAAAGCAGCTAAGGAATTATTTATTAGATCATACATCTAGAACCTACTGTAGATTTTTAGCGAATACTAACATCTAGAACCTACTTTGGATTTCTAAAGAATGTTGAAACTAAACAATCAACGGTGACAATAACCATGCACACAACTTTAGTTAGCTATTGGATACACTTTATCCCGAACTCATAAAAACAATGTTCCTCCTATGGATTTTCTTCAGTACAATTTTTGGAATGGGAATAAAGGATTTGCAGTACCCCAGGAATGCTAATTTGCCTTGCACCGAATTCTATCCAAAATTGGAAAAAGGGTATTATGTTTTCTTTCATGTTGCATCACTAACTCTATTGCTTGGTGCCTGCTTTTAACCGTCCTTTTGTGCCAATTTTTGTAAACTAGGCAGATTTTAGCAAGTTCCATGATTATTGCTCTTAAGTCAACATGTTGTAACAGCAATGAATATTTTCTGATGAAATTGGCTATGTAATTGCAGTTCATGACATCAGATCACCAGTATATTTCTCGGAAACATGAGGAGGACAAGGTGATTGTGTTCGAAAAAGGGGATTTGGTATTTGTGTTCAACTTCCACTGGAATAACAGCTATTTTGACTACCGTGTTGGTTGCTTAAAGCCTGGGAAGTACAAGGTATGCAGCTCATGTATTACCCATGGTCTAAGTGTAGTTTTTCTTCAATCAAATTATAACTTTTCTTCACTGAATGAGTTGGCCATACATATTATTTCTCTCCCCAATATGTCAAGTTTCATTATTGATCTCTTGCTTGACAGAGTTATGAGTAAGGAAGTTATTCGTAAAAAAGGTGTAAGGAAGTTGTTGGTAGTCCGCACTTCATGTTCTCATTTAATCTCCTTGAAAAAAGTAGGGTATTTTGTGGTTTCCAACTTGGTTTTTGTACAAGCAGGCAAAGGAAGCAAAATACAAGCGCCTTTCTACCCTGCTGGAACTGATGTTTCTGTGTTTTCGTAtgcttttggggggggggggggggggggcaactaCCTATTATGTATGAGTGGTTGCATGCCCATTCTCTTGATGCCTCCCATTTTTGAACACATCTAATTTTGAGAAATACCTGCAAAATTACTTGGGAACCATTTGCTCAGTTTTCAAGCAGATCAGCTGTACAGATGAACCGGATGTGTCGAGTAATGAGTACTTGGGTGCTGATAGCATCTGCTATTTTCTACCAGGTGGCCTTGGACTCAGACGCTGGACTCTTTGGTGGATTTGGCAGGATCCATCATAATGCTGAGCACTTCACTACTGTAAGTTTTGCATCAGATGAGATTGCTTATATTATGGTCCTGACAGATCTGAGCAAGCTCCCGCTTTGCCCATTTGTTGCAGGACTCACATGACAACCGGCCCCATTCGTTCTTAGTGTATACCCCTAGCAGAACATGTGTTGTCTATGCTCCAGTGGAATGATAGCAAGGCGCTGCTGCGTGCGTGTGTGCAGCTGTCGTTGCGAGGAAGCAAGGAAAGCATATAGCCAATTCAGCCAGGTGCATAGTTTCGTGCTTCAGATTAGGATGTTTTCTGCAACCTCTGCAATAAAAGGCTCTGCTTTCTTCCATCAGTGAGAAATCCTTTCTCAAACGCCACCGATGGTGGCGATGTCATAGATCGTTGCTACCCTTTGCGATGTCGGTTAAACCGAGATGTTTTGTTTGTCTTGTAATTCTTGATGCCTGGTTAGAATTCCGTTCCTTCATTTTGTACTCCGGGCGCAATTCATCGCGTGAGATAGTGTCCCTGCTTACTCTTGACTGCTACTCCGTGCTGAGTACCCCTTCACAATGCTCAACACAGTTACGCAAATGCTTCGTCGCAAAGCACCACCACTCCAATCCCTGAAGAGATGGCTGCGCCTCCCCGCCGGGCTTGCCGTTGCAGGTATCTCGCTTGCATTCCTTAGATTAGATGTTAACCCTGCAGCAATGGACACGGAAACGGAAAACAGTAACGCTGATCCTGCAAGGCTAAGGAAGGGTTGCATCCGATGCATGCCCTATTCCGGGAGgaaaacaaaaggaggatgagCGGGCGGGCGCGCGTGCACATGGGCGCACCAACTCGTGACAGGGGTCGATCACTAGCTTGCTCTAGAGTTACTTATACTCGAGCTCCGCGATCGTCACCCAACGCTTTACGCTTTACGTACTTCGCTGTTGGTCCGGCTATCACATCGATGATCGATCGCACGCATGTACGCGAAATGATGCTGCATGTCGTTTGATCAATGTTCATTGCCATGAGTGATATATGGCCTACACCTGCATGAAGATAAATGTACTGTTGACAAGGTAATTAATACACGGCGCCGTTGCTTGCTTGAAGATTCAGACTGCAGGTAGGACACTAGCTAGTACTCAGCTCTTGATCTTTgcggaaaaaaaaagaaacaaaataaatactGTGCATCAGCAAGCCGGTAGCAGGAGGAGGCTAGGAAAGATAAATAGACAAGTGGTGGTTACCTAGCTACTCTGCTACTTatggcatgtttgtttcagttttggattgtggctttcagtttttacaattcgaagctgaaacaaacaggcagttttttgttatagttttttaaaatctgctggttggattgtggaaATATAAGAAGttggtttttctcagcttttgatagattgtgaaagtctattttactaaactgtccatcaaagttttttagaatctacaatctaaaagcttttcacaatccagttTTTCACAATCTAACTTCTATAAACTGCTTTTCAAAATCTCTAGTTGAAATAAACAAACCCTAAAAACCTGCGCGCACTTTTGCTAAGCATGCATCAACTAAGCcgtgtttttcctttttcttggccATCTACTGGGTTTTGAAGAATAGTGTGAACCCCAGATTACTCCGGAATCTTAAGGATCTAGATTAAATTCGAACTAAGATTTAGGGATCTGGATCCCAAACAGGCtctcgaagaaaaaaaaagaagcctTTGGCCCACACGTAGGTCCAACCTGACAATAATAGATGGGCTTGGTTCTTGTAGGTCCAGATTTTCTTTAAACTTGGACTTGGATTTgagaagtttttttatttttatattttctaacttaaataattaaataaatagactgcggatgaaaaaatttataacaatagacgtctaccgccctctgagagggctctctcagagggcggtaagcatGCCAGGTGTTACCACGCTCTCGTTGGGCGGTTAGGCGTCATCATAAACAGTGCCCggtgatgaacagtactcaatGTTTAAAATAGTGATCTTATATTGCTCAAAAATCCTAATATTTTTTTACGTATTCCATAATCTATATGCAACTCATTTTAGTTGGATTCACTTAAAATtcatatgtataatttaaactaaaattctccaaaaaaatctacttttataacttctagcaattgttagggtatcaaataaattcccacaAATCTAGAATAATTCATTAatattttcttatgtgatggaataatttctaaaattattttcagccctagttttatatatgtttgaattcaaattgagttAAAAGAAGGATAtaacataaaattataaaaatacatataaattgaggattacaaatgaactcattttttcatcatataacatagtactaaaaataattttagaaattatttcatcacataagaataatattagtgaaattttctagttttttggaatttatttgatgcactAACAATTACTATAAGTTataaagtagatttttttttaagaattttagtttaaattctacacagactttttaggtgaatccaatcaaaatgggttgcacatggattatggaatacatacaaaaaaatttaggatttttttagtaACAGAAGATCTCTGTTTTAAATAGAGAAGATAGAAGAGGAAACTAAATATTAAGTACTGTTTATCACGGTTACTGTAAGAGGCGGTAAGATATGACCATGTCACTGTGTATGCTTAGCGCTCTTTTGAGAGGGCTGATctattattataaattttttcatccgaaatctatttatttaattatttaagttagaaaatataaaaaaactcgaaaTTGAGCTCGGCTAACCAGGCCGGGCCCAATATGTTACCCCGAACTGACGCCATTCTGCTACACGTTTTTGAGCAGCTTGTGGGCGTGGGCGAGAGCGAGAGGCTCCGGATGAACAAGCTTGAAGAGCTGAACAAGACGATAGAGACCCTTTACTAGGTCTGGTATGGTCTGGTCGGGTCACCTCGAAGAAGACGACGATCGGGTCCGGTGCCACC
This genomic interval carries:
- the LOC133922051 gene encoding 1,4-alpha-glucan-branching enzyme 2, chloroplastic/amyloplastic-like, with the protein product MAVALAFAVSGAALGGAARAPRPTGGGGRRRGAELPSRSLVFGRKGSCLPRAVRAGGSGLRTAAASGEVMIPEGESAGSVQYQSDELEVPVTDEALTTGVGAEVKIESSEARHGADEADVEALNKMAIEPAAEEKPRDVPQPSDGQKIYQIDPMLQGFKYHLEYRYSLYRRIRSDIDQYEGGLEAFSRSYDKFGFNRSAEGITYREWAPGAHSAALVGDFNNWDPNANHMRKNEFGVWEIFLPNNADGLSPIPHGSHVKVRMDTPSGIKDSIPAWIKYSLQAPGEIPYNGIYYDPPEEEKYVFKHPQPKRPKSLRIYETHVGMSSPEPKINTYVNFRDEVLPRIKRLGYNAVQIMAIQEHSYYGSFGYHVTNFFAPSSRFGTPEDLKSLIDRAHELGLLVLMDVVHSHASSNTLDGLNGFDGTDTHYFHSGTRGYHWMWDSRLFNYGNWEVLRFLLSNARWWLEEYKFDGFRFDGVTSMMYTHHGLQVAFTGNYNEYFGFATDVDAVVYLMLVNDLIHGLYPEAVTIGEDVSGMPTFALPLQDGGVGFDYRMHMAVADKWIELLKESDQAWKMSDIVHSLTNRRWLEKCVTYAESHDQALVGDKTIAFWLMDKDMYDFMALDRPSTPTIDRGIALHKMIRLITMGLGGEAYLNFMGNEFGHPEWIDFPRSPQRLPSGKFILGNNNSYDKCRRRFDLGDAEYLRYRGMQEFDQAMQHLEEKYGFMTSDHQYISRKHEEDKVIVFEKGDLVFVFNFHWNNSYFDYRVGCLKPGKYKVALDSDAGLFGGFGRIHHNAEHFTTDSHDNRPHSFLVYTPSRTCVVYAPVE